Proteins from a single region of Hydra vulgaris chromosome 12, alternate assembly HydraT2T_AEP:
- the LOC136088616 gene encoding uncharacterized protein LOC136088616: MQTPRKYGKWKVENLKKAVEAIKQGEISLNEAAYEFCIPKATLSRHINEKNKVAVANVKFHGRLTTLPNEIETELADHCLLLESMYFGLRIDDLRRLAFDIAEANNITHNFNKQTRMAGKKWYYAFMQRHPQLSLRGPESTSIARAQGFNKERVQSFFNLLSKLYMEEKLTPDRLCNMDETSLSTVQDGQIKIISARGKNRVGILTSSERGNSVTAVVCVSAAGFYVPPMLIYKRKRMKPEITNGAPPGTVFSTQEKGWMSNEGFLDWLNHFIKVVKPLKQSKVLLILDGHVTHSKNLAAIYLARNAGVRMVSLPPHTTHRLQPLDVAFFGPLGTYYDEAM, from the coding sequence atgCAAACACCACGAAAATATGGAAAATGGAAAgtagaaaacttgaaaaaggCTGTTGAAGCAATAAAACAAGGAGAAATCAGCTTAAATGAAGCCGCTTATGAATTTTGTATTCCAAAAGCAACTTTGTCAAGgcatataaatgaaaaaaacaaagttgctGTTGCAAATGTGAAATTTCATGGTCGACTTACCACCTTACCTAATGAAATTGAAACAGAACTAGCTGATCACTGTTTATTATTAGAATCGATGTACTTTGGATTAAGGATTGATGATCTTCGTCGTCTAGCATTTGATATTGCGGAAGCTAACAACATCACacataattttaacaaacaaacacgAATGGCAGGAAAAAAGTGGTATTATGCATTTATGCAAAGGCACCCACAACTGTCGCTTCGTGGGCCTGAATCAACATCAATTGCACGTGCACAAGGTTTTAATAAAGAGCGAGTGCaatctttctttaatttactttcaaaGTTATACATGGAAGAAAAGTTAACTCCAGACAGACTTTGTAATATGGATGAAACTAGTTTATCAACAGTACAAGATGGtcagataaaaattattagtgcAAGGGGCAAAAACCGAGTTGGAATTTTGACTAGTAGTGAACGAGGAAATTCAGTAACAGCTGTAGTTTGTGTATCTGCAGCAGGATTTTATGTTCCAccaatgttaatatataaacgCAAAAGAATGAAGCCAGAAATAACAAATGGTGCACCTCCAGGAACTGTATTTAGTACTCAAGAGAAAGGATGGATGTCAAATGAAGGTTTTTTAGATTGGCTCAATCATTTCATTAAAGTTGTTAAACctttaaaacaatcaaaagttTTGTTGATACTTGATGGTCATGTTacacattcaaaaaatttggcAGCGATATATCTAGCACGAAATGCTGGAGTGCGTATGGTATCACTACCTCCCCATACTACACACAGACTGCAACCATTAGACGTTGCGTTCTTTGGACCACTTGGTACATACTATGATGAAGCTATGTGA